From the Canis lupus baileyi chromosome 37, mCanLup2.hap1, whole genome shotgun sequence genome, one window contains:
- the ZSCAN23 gene encoding zinc finger and SCAN domain-containing protein 23 isoform X4 — MATALALQTPEMQEGHLAVKVEEQEGDNPHTREIFRRRFRQFCYQETPGPREALTRLWELCRHWLRPETHSKEQILELLVLEQFLTILPEELQAWVREQHPESGDEVVAVLEDLERELDEPGEQVEDRKTEVPTYVCEQGEFVKEKASRRTAHEVSGGRLQTLEELHQCNSREMCPVQEIGDGAGTWNVELTPKRELSKEMKSLVEAPEKSNGDIIQTPECGDTCDHEGRLERQRVSSSVERPYICGECGKSFTQNSILIEHQRTHTGEKPYECEECGRAFGQRSGLFQHQRLHTGEKRYQCSICGKAFSQNAGLFHHLRIHTGEKPFQCGQCSKSFSRRSVLSKHQRIHSGERPYECEECGKNFIYQCNLIQHRKVHPLLSPASPLEQVGQHFLTSDH; from the exons ATGGCCACAGCCTTGGCCCTTCAGACTCCAGAGATGCAGGAGGGACATCTGGCAGTAAAGGTAGAAGAACAAGAGGGGGATAACCCTCATACAAGAGAGATCTTCCGTAGACGCTTCAGGCAGTTCTGCTACCAGGAGACCCCTGGGCCCCGAGAGGCCCTCACCCGGCTCTGGGAGCTGTGCCGACACTGGCTGCGCCCCGAGACCCACAGCAAGGAGCAGAtcctggagctgctggtgctggAGCAGTTCCTGACCATCCTGCCTGAGGAGCTCCAGGCCTGGGTGCGGGAGCAGCACCCCGAGAGCGGGGATGAGGTGGTGGCCGTGCTGGAGGACCTGGAGAGGGAGCTGGACGAGCCAGGAGAACAGGTGGAAGATAGGAAAACAGAG GTCCCAACCTATGTCTGTGAACAGGGAGAGTTTGTGAAGGAGAAAGCATCCCGGAGAACAGCCCACGAGGTGTCAGGTGGCCGGCTCCAAACCTTGGAAGAGCTGCATCAGTGCAATTCTCGAGAGATGTGCCCGGTTCAGGAGATCG GTGACGGGGCTGGGACTTGGAATGTGGAGTTAACTCCAAAGAGGGAGCtttctaaagaaatgaaatctcttGTGGAAGCACCTGAAAAATCGAATGGTGATATTATTCAGACTCCTGAATGTGGAGACACCTGTGACCATGAGGGCAGATTGGAAAGGCAGCGGGTGAGCTCTTCAGTGGAAAGACCCTATATCTGTGGTGAATGTGGGAAGAGCTTCACCCAGAATTCCATCCTTATCGAGCACCAGAGAACACACACAGGCGAGAAGCCCTACGAGTGCGAGGAGTGTGGACGGGCCTTTGGGCAGCGGTCAGGCCTGTTTCAGCACCAGAGACTCCACACTGGGGAGAAGCGCTACCAGTGCAGCATCTGTGGCAAAGCCTTCAGCCAGAATGCGGGGCTTTTCCATCACCTCCGGATCCACACGGGGGAGAAGCCCTTCCAGTGTGGTCAGTGCAGTAAGAGCTTTAGTCGACGCTCTGTCCTCAGTAAGCATCAAAGGATTCACTCTGGGGAGAGGCCTTACGAATGTGAAGAATGTG
- the ZSCAN23 gene encoding zinc finger and SCAN domain-containing protein 23 isoform X5, producing the protein MATALALQTPEMQEGHLAVKVEEQEGDNPHTREIFRRRFRQFCYQETPGPREALTRLWELCRHWLRPETHSKEQILELLVLEQFLTILPEELQAWVREQHPESGDEVVAVLEDLERELDEPGEQVEDRKTEVPTYVCEQGEFVKEKASRRTAHEVSGGRLQTLEELHQCNSREMCPVQEIGDGAGTWNVELTPKRELSKEMKSLVEAPEKSNGDIIQTPECGDTCDHEGRLERQRVSSSVERPYICGECGKSFTQNSILIEHQRTHTGEKPYECEECGRAFGQRSGLFQHQRLHTGEKRYQCSICGKAFSQNAGLFHHLRIHTGEKPFQCGQCSKSFSRRSVLSKHQRIHSGERPYECEECGKNFIYQCNLIQHRKVHPLLSPASPLEQSISTFKSLA; encoded by the exons ATGGCCACAGCCTTGGCCCTTCAGACTCCAGAGATGCAGGAGGGACATCTGGCAGTAAAGGTAGAAGAACAAGAGGGGGATAACCCTCATACAAGAGAGATCTTCCGTAGACGCTTCAGGCAGTTCTGCTACCAGGAGACCCCTGGGCCCCGAGAGGCCCTCACCCGGCTCTGGGAGCTGTGCCGACACTGGCTGCGCCCCGAGACCCACAGCAAGGAGCAGAtcctggagctgctggtgctggAGCAGTTCCTGACCATCCTGCCTGAGGAGCTCCAGGCCTGGGTGCGGGAGCAGCACCCCGAGAGCGGGGATGAGGTGGTGGCCGTGCTGGAGGACCTGGAGAGGGAGCTGGACGAGCCAGGAGAACAGGTGGAAGATAGGAAAACAGAG GTCCCAACCTATGTCTGTGAACAGGGAGAGTTTGTGAAGGAGAAAGCATCCCGGAGAACAGCCCACGAGGTGTCAGGTGGCCGGCTCCAAACCTTGGAAGAGCTGCATCAGTGCAATTCTCGAGAGATGTGCCCGGTTCAGGAGATCG GTGACGGGGCTGGGACTTGGAATGTGGAGTTAACTCCAAAGAGGGAGCtttctaaagaaatgaaatctcttGTGGAAGCACCTGAAAAATCGAATGGTGATATTATTCAGACTCCTGAATGTGGAGACACCTGTGACCATGAGGGCAGATTGGAAAGGCAGCGGGTGAGCTCTTCAGTGGAAAGACCCTATATCTGTGGTGAATGTGGGAAGAGCTTCACCCAGAATTCCATCCTTATCGAGCACCAGAGAACACACACAGGCGAGAAGCCCTACGAGTGCGAGGAGTGTGGACGGGCCTTTGGGCAGCGGTCAGGCCTGTTTCAGCACCAGAGACTCCACACTGGGGAGAAGCGCTACCAGTGCAGCATCTGTGGCAAAGCCTTCAGCCAGAATGCGGGGCTTTTCCATCACCTCCGGATCCACACGGGGGAGAAGCCCTTCCAGTGTGGTCAGTGCAGTAAGAGCTTTAGTCGACGCTCTGTCCTCAGTAAGCATCAAAGGATTCACTCTGGGGAGAGGCCTTACGAATGTGAAGAATGTG